A region of the Agrobacterium sp. RAC06 genome:
ACGGCCGGGGCGTGACGCCGCTTGGCGCCCATCCCAGCCATCCCTCGTGGGCGCTCGGGGTGACCGGCATGCCCGGCTTTACCGCCTGGTCGGGCCTCAAGGAAATCGGCAAACCCAAGGCCGGCGAAACGCTGGTGGTAGCAGGTGCGACCGGTCCCGTCGGCTCGACCGTCGGCCAGATCGGCAAGATCCTCGGGTTGAAGGTCGTCGGCATCGCCGGTGGACGGGACAAATGCGCCCATGCCACCGACACGCTGGGCTTCGATGCCTGTGTCGACTACAAGGCGGACGGCTTTGCAGAAGCATTGAAGCAGGCAGTGCCTGATGGCATCGACATCTATTTCGAGAATGTCGGCGGCCAGGTGTTCGATGCGGTCGCACCGCTTCTCAACACGGCTGCGCGCATCCCGCTTTGCGGACTGATCGCCCAGTATAATGCGACCTCGCTTCCCGAGGGGCCGGACCGGTTGGGCTGGCTGATGGGGCTCTTCCTGAAGAAGCGCGTCACCGTTCACGGCTTCATCGTCTTCGACGACTTCGGCCATCTTTATCCGGAATTTTCCAAGGAGATGGCCGGCTGGGTCGAGGCCGGCAAAATCAAATACCGCGAAGAGATGATCGACGGGCTGGAACAGGCGCCGAGCGCCTTTATCGGTCTGCTTCGTGGCGAGGCCTTCGGCAAGCGGGTGATCCGCGTCGGGCCGGATGATTGACCCCGCGGGTGGTTCGATCCTTCGAGGCCCTCGCTTCTGCGAGGGCGCCTCAGGGTGAGGGCCGCATCAATCTCCTGACATACGACTTCCCAGACAGATCAACACAAAGGACAAGCCACAATGAAAATCCTCATGGTTCTCACCTCGCATGACCAGCTCGGCGACACCGGCAAGAAGACCGGCTTCTGGCTCGAAGAATTCGCCGCCCCCTACTACGTGATGAAGGATGCAGGTGCGGACATCACGATCGCCTCGCCGAAGGGCGGCCAGCCGCCGCTCGATCCGAAGAGCGACGAGCCGGATGCACAGACCGAAGCGACCGATCGGTTCAAGGCGGACCAGACGGCGCAGCAGCTGCTGGCCTCGACCACGCCGCTGTCGCATATCGATCCCGCCGATTTCGACGCGGTCTTTTATCCGGGTGGCCACGGCCCGCTCTGGGATCTGGCCGAAGACCGGGACAGCATCGCGCTGATCGAGGCTTTCGCCGCCAAGGATCTGCCGATCGGTGCTGTCTGCCACGCGCCGGGCGTGCTGCGTCACGTCAAGGGCAAGGACGGCCAGCCGCTCGTTTCAGGCCGCAAGGTGACGGGCTTCACCAATTCGGAAGAAGAAGCCGTTGGCCTGACGGAGGTCGTGCCCTTCCTCGTCGAGGACATGCTGCAGGAGCGCGGCGGGCATTATGAAAAGGGCGCCGACTGGAGCGTGTATGTCATGACCGACGGCAAGCTGGTGACCGGCCAGAACCCGGCCTCATCGGAAGAGGCGGCAAAGGCGCTGCTGAAGCTGCTTTAAGGCAACTCGTCCACCCTCCTCTTGGGGGGAGGGTCGGAGCGGAGCTCCGGGGTGGGGTGAACTTCGGGGCGGACTCGAAGCTATCACCCCCACCCGCCGCTTTGCGGCGACCTCCCCCCTCAAGGGGAGGTGGAGGCCTCAAGGAGAGGTGGTGCGTCAGGCCAGCTTCAGTTCCATCATCGTCAGGTCCAGCCAGCGGCCGAATTTCTGGCCGACCTCGTGGTGGGTGCCGACGAGGCGGAAGCCGAGCGAGGTGTGGAGCGCGATTGAGCCCTTGTTGCCGGCTTCGATGGCGGCGACCATGACGTGGATGCCACCTGTCTTCGCGCGCTCGATCAGCGCCGTCATCAGCGCCTTGCCGAGCCCCTGGCCGTAGTGATCCTTCTCGACATAGACGGAATGTTCGACCGAGGCGCGGAAGCCATCGAAGGGCCGCCAGTCGCCATAGGAGGCGTAACCGGCGATCGTTCCGTCGATATCCGCAACCAGGATCGGGAAGCCTCTCGTCTGGCGGAGATCGAACCAGGCGCGACGGTTGTCGAGATCGACCAACGTCTCGTTCCAGATCGCGGTGGTCTCGGCGACGGCGTTATTGTAGATGGCGAGGATGGCGGGAAGATCAGCTGGCGTTGCGTCGCGGAGAATGAGGGGCATGATACGGCTTTTGCAATTTGTGGCGGAAAAACCGCCCTGCGGGAACGAGATGTGACGGGCGATACTTCGCCGCATCGACACATCGGGCAACAAGGGTGCAAAGGCAAGACCATCACAGACGGAAAACAGATTTCATGACCTCCATGCTTCCCGGCCTCCTCACCCGCTATGTGCTCGTCTTTGTCGCAGCACAGCTGTTCATCTATCTCCTCGTGCTGGTCCTCGACAATTTCGGCTGGGGCGACAGTCTGTCTTCGGCGGGCAATGTGGCCGTGCTGATGGCCGCCGGCTCGTCTGCGGGTACGTTCGTGGCCCAGCGGCTGAAAGGCCGACCGAGCTGGGGATTGAGCCTCAAGCTTTCGGCCCTGCTTGCCGTCGTCGCTGTGCTCATCGGCTCCTTGATCCTTCTCGCGATCGTCTGGGTGAACGGGATCAGCGGCGCGGAATTGCAGCTCCTCGCCGCGCAGATGGGCATGACGCCAGTCATGGCGACGCTGGTGTTGGCGGCGGTGTCGCTGACGCTCAGTTTTCCGATGACGCTTGCGGGCTTTCGCATCGGTGCCGGTCAGGTGGCCAAGCAGATCGAGAAGCAGGCGAAGATGACGGGGATCTGAGGCAACCCACCTCTCGGCGTCATGCTCGGCCTTGCGCCGAGCATCTGCTGCCGGTGGATTGTGTGGGACAGGAGCGGAGGCGTTGAGGCCGAAGCAGACCTCAGTAGATCCTCGGGACAAGCCCGAGGATGACGATCGGGGAAAGGTTGAGGCCCCTCAGCCCAGGCTGATGGCCGTGAACACCGCCGAATAGTGGACGATGGCGGCCGTTACCACGAAGGCGTGCCAGATGGCGTTCTGGAAGCGCAGGCGTTCCCAGACATGGAAGACGACGCCGGCGGAATAGATGCAGCCGCCGACGATGATCAGTGTCAGGGTCACGCCCGGGATGATCTCGGAGATCGGGCCCATGGCCAGCGCCCCGCTCCAGCCCATGCCGAGATAGAGCAGAATGGCGAGGCGATCATAGCGGCCGGGAAAGCGGAACTTCAGCCAGATGCCGGTGAACGCCGTGATCCAGATGCCGATCAGGAGCGCGAGGATCAGGGGACGATCGGCCCCCTGGATGAGGAAGGGCGTGTAGGTCGAGGCGATCAGGATGAAGATCGCGGAGTGGTCGAAGCGGCGCAGGATCCACTTCACCCGCGAATGCGGCCACATGTTGTAGGTGAAGGAAACCCCCAGCGAGATGATCAGGCCGAGGCCATAGATCCAGCTGGCGGCGATGTTGGCGTAGTCCGAATAGACGGTTGCGTAGAAGATCAGCGCGGTGGCGCCGACCAGCGCAAAGACCACGCCGATGCCATGGATGATCCCGTCGGCGACCAGCTCGTGCAGGTCGTAGGCGCGGCCAAACTTGAAAGGATCGGTGGTCATCGGGGCTCTTCGTTTCTCGGCAGGGGACGGATCGGCGGGCAGTCGAAGCATTGCGGCAATGATGGCGGAAAAGCCCGCAACCGACAAGCCGAAGCACCATCACGAACATGTCGATCCGGTAATCTTGCTTGCTTGCCTTCTCAGCTCACGCCGCCTACCAATCAATGATTACTAATGCCTTTTCACGCTTCGGATAGACAATGCGTTTCACCATTCTCGCGACGTTTGCCGCCCTCCTCACCTATTGCTGGTTCCTGCTCAAGGTCGGCCAGGCGCGCAAGAAGTTCCGCGTCGAGGCGCCGAAGACGACCGGCAATGCCGATTTCGAGCGGATCTTCCGGGTGCAGCAGAACACGGTGGAGCAAATGGTGCTCTTTCTGCCGTCGCTGTGGATCTTCGGTTTTTACGTCTCCGACATGCTGGCCGGGCTGCTCGGCCTTTCCTGGACAGCGGCGCGGGTGCTCTATGCTGCGGAATACTATGCCGATGCGAAGACGCGCGGACCGGGGGCGGCGCTGACCTTCCTGATTGGCATCGTGCTGCTGGTCGGCGGCACGGTAGGCGCGCTGCTGGGCGGAGCGTGAGGCCCGGGGGGCGGGCTCGGCCAGCTAGACACAACTCTCCGGCTACAGAAGCGGCATTTGCCGATTATAGAGGCAATTTTATGCCCGCAAGGGTTGCGGCGTTAACACAATATTCTTCTGCATTTGCGTAGATACTTACGTACGGTGCGTGTTTGAGCCCAGAGTTTAATAAGTCGTAAACGAATCACTACTAGATCTTGCAGAGATCGGCACACGCGACGGCCTTGCCTTTCGTTGCGTAGACCGACGTGCATGCTGCCCATGACGGGTGCCGCAGCCAGATAAGGGCTGCGCCCATGACCCGTGATGCAATGACCTGCGCCGTTGTGAATTCAATCCCTCCAGGCTTCTGAGGTAATCATGACCATCCGATTGAAATTGCTGGCCTGCATCTCCCTTCTGACCACGGTGATTGTGGTGATTTCCGCCTTTTCCTTCTTCACCATGAACGAGCAATCGAAGCTTGCGAATTCGATTGTGGCTGATCGCGTCATTCCGATGGAGCAGCTCAAGGTGATTGCTGATGCCTATGCGGTGGAGATCGTCGACGCGGTCCACAAGGTGCGGTCTGGCGCCTTCAGCGTCGAACAGGGGCAGCAAAGCGTCGATGCCGCGATGGGCAAGATCGAAAGCAAGTGGGCGGAATACGTCGCCACCTACCTGACGCCAGAGGAGAAGGCCATTGCCGACGAGTTTCTCAAGGTCCAGCAGGAGGCTGATGCCGGTGTGAAGGAGTTGCAGGCGCTGCTTGTGGCCAAGGACATGCAGGGACTGGCCAGCTTCGCCGACAAGCAGCTCTATCCGACCATCGATCCGCTCGGCACCGAGATTTCCCGGCTGATCGAATTGCAGATCCGGGTGGCGAAGGAGAATCTGGCGGCCGGCAACGCATTGAAGTCCATGCTGACGACGCTGATGGTGGTGCTGTCAGTGGTGGCGGCCGGCATTGCCGCCTTCTCGATCTGGACCGTCACGGTCGGCGTCATCCGGCCGGTCAGTTCGATCACCACTGCCATGGACCGTCTGGCGCATGGCGATCTTGATGTCGCCATCTATGGCGAGGGCCGGCGCGACGAGATCGGCGTGATGGCCTCGACGGTCGTCGTGTTCCGCGACAATGCCCGCGAGCGGGTGCGGCTGGAGAAAGAGGCCGACGACAATCGTCAGGCCGCGGAAGCGGAGCGCCTCGCGCATGAGCGCCAGCAGGCTGTGGAAGCAGCGGAAGTGCACTTTGCCGTCGAACGGATCGGCCATGCACTCGGAGAATTGTCGGATGGCAAGCTGACCTATCGGATCACGGAAGCCTTTGCCGAGCGGCTGGATGCGATCCGGGTAAATTTCAACGATGCGGTGGCGAAGCTCGAGGATGCGATGCGCCGTGTCGGCCAGAACGCGCAGGTGATCGCAGCCGGATCTGGCCAGATCCATGCCGCCGCCGACGACCTGTCGAAGCGCACCGAGCGCCAGGCCGCTTCCGTCGAGGAGACAGCCGCAGCGCTCGAGCAGATCACCACCACCATCGGCGAAACCAGCCATCGGGCCCGAGAGGCCGGGCGGCAGGTGACCGAGACACGCGGGGCTGCGGAAAGGTCCGGATCGATCGTCCAGCGGGCGGTTTCCGCCATGCAGGAGATCGAAGGCTCGTCGAAGGAAATCACCACGATCATCACCGTGATCGACGAGATCGCCTTCCAGACCAATCTACTCGCCCTGAATGCCGGCGTCGAAGCCGCGCGTGCCGGCGAGGCCGGCAAGGGCTTTGCCGTCGTGGCGCAGGAAGTGCGCGAACTTGCCCAGCGTTCGGCGAGTGCTGCAAAGGAAATCCGCTCACTGATCGGCAAGTCGGGCGACCAGGTGAAAAACGGCGTCGAGCTCGTGGTGGCGACCGGCAAGGCGCTGGATGAAATCGTCGCCAAGGTTCAGGCGGTCAGCATCAACGTGAATGCGATCGTCGAAGCCTCCGGCGACCAGGCGACAGGCCTCAAGGAGATCAACACCGCCGTCGCCGTCATGGATCAGGGTACGCAGCAGAATGCCGCCATGGTCGAGGAATCGACTGCGGCCAGCCACTCGCTGGCCAAGGAGGCGGAGGCGCTGTTCCAGCTCATCGCGCGCTTCGAGATCGGCGGGCAGAGCCGTCCGGGTGAGCCGGGCATGCGTCGGGCGGCATAACTGCCCCCCCCTATGGCGACCCCAGTCGATGAGCGACGCTCACGGCTGCGGTTTGCCTGTCTCCAGGTTCGGCGCAAGATCAGGCGCTTCAGCCGGGATCGGATTGGCTTCGAGATCGGCGATCAAGGCCTTCATCTCGGCGATCTCGCGCACCTGTGCCTCGATGATCTCGTCGGCGAGCTCTCGCACGCGCGGGTCACGAATATGGGCGCGCGCGCTGGTCATGATCGCAATCGAATGGTGCGGGATCATCGCCTTCATGTAGCTCACGTCGTCTACCGTCTCCTGACTGCGCACGAGCCAGAGCGCGAAGGCAAAGACGATGACGCTGCCGGCGATGATCACCGCGTTCAGCCGCTGGTTCTTGTACATGGACGCCATGAACCCCATCATGATCACCGCCATGACGGCGCCCATCAGAATCGCCATCCAGGTACGGGTCTGACTGTAGGTCACATGATCGAGCGCATAGGTGTTGAGATACATCAGGCCAAACATCACCACCGTCGAAGTGGCAATCATGGCAGCAAAACGGGTGTAGGTCATGGAGGCCTCCGGGACAGACTTCGGTGCCGGGTAGGCTCGAGGGTGCCCCGGCTAAGAATGCCAACAGCGGGGACGGGTGATTGTTCCATGGGTGGCGGGCTGACCGGCAGAGGACGAGGAGCCACGCCTCTGAAGTTGTATTGCGATTTGCATTACATTTGTAAAAGCAAAACTCTACGAGGTAATTCCGATGCCCCTCCCCGATCGCAAGGACTACCCCATTTCCATGCGCCTGCCGGAAGCGGATGTGGCGATGATCGACCGCGCGGCGGCTCTTAAAGGCCGGTCGCGGACAGACTTCGTCCGCGATGCGGCCGTGCGCGCCGCCGAAGAAGCACTCATGGAACAACAGCTAATCCGGATGACGGAGGAAGGCTTTGCCGACTTCATGGCGCTGATGGCGGCGCCGGTGGAGGTTGTGCCTGAACTGGTTGAGGTCATGCGCCGCCCTGCCCCCTGGGAGGCGGGTTACAGAGCGAAGGACTGAGCATGGCGCTTTCCGCTCCCGAGCCGCTCGATGATGCACACGATCTGAGCGCCTTTTCCTGTGGCAAGCCTGCGCTCGACATCTGGCTGAAAACACGGGCGCGTGCCAATCAGGAGAACGGCTTTACCGTCGTGATCGTGGTGCATGATGCAGGCCGCATCGTCGGCTATTACGGCCACTCGCCGACGGCCGCGCTGCCGGCGTCCCTGCCCCGCCCGATCCGCACCGGCCAGCCGCCCAACCCCGTCCCATGCCTGCTGCTCGGGCAGCTTGCCGTCGATCAATCCTATGCCGGGCATGGGATCGGGACAGGTCTGATCAAACATGCGCTTACCCGCTGCGTGCAGGGCGCAGCGCTTATTGGCGGGCGGGCGCTGATCGTCAATGCGATTGATGAGGAGGCGCGGCTGTTCTGGACGCGGCGTGGATTTCTGCCGTCGAAAGATGATCCGTTTCGGCTGTTGCGGCCGATCTCGCATATTGCGGCGGCGCTTGAGGCGACGGAAAAGCATCACGGGTAACCTGCCCTCTGGTTACTGCGCGCGCCAAACATAAACGAGGGGACTTTCGCCCCCTCGCCTATCTCAGTTCAGTGTCACAACGCTCACGCCGTCTGCATGGCACCAGGGCCAGGCACCGCCCCCGGGGGGCACTTGCCGAGGATGATCATGCCGAGAACTTCATCCTTGGTGACATCCTCTGTGCGGGCATGGCCCACCACGCGGCCGTTCTTCATGACGAAGACGCGGTCGGCGAGGTCGAAGACGTCGTGGATGTCGTGGCTGATCAGGAAGATGCCGATCCCGTCCTTCTTCAGCTGCTGGATGAGATCGCCGACCTGGGCGGTTTCCTGCGGGCCCAAGGCGGCCGTCGGTTCGTCCATGATCAGGATCTGGGCGTCGAATAGGATCGCGCGGGCGATCGCCACCGACTGGCGCTGACCACCGGAGAGCGCCTTGACCGGCTCCTTGAAGCGCTGGAAGTTGGGGTTCAGGCGACCCATGACTTCACGCGCCTTGGCTTCCATCGCGACATCATCGAGCGTGCCCCAGGCGGTGCGCAGCTCGCGGCCGAGATAGAGGTTGGCCGCGGCATCGACGTTATCGGCGACGGCGAGCGTCTGGTAGATCGTCTCGATGCCATATTTCTTGGCGTCGCGCGGGTTGTTGATGTCGGCAAAATCGCCGCGGACCAGGATATCGCCGTTGTCGCGCTTGTAGGCGCCCGAGAGTATCTTGATCAGGGTCGACTTGCCGGCACCGTTATGCCCGAGCAGGGCCACGACTTCGCCGGGGAAGAGGTCGATCGAGGCGTCGTCGACGGCGTGAATGCCGCCGAAGGAAATGGAAACGTTGCGCATTTCCACGAGGGGGGTGCGGTTTTCTGACATGAGTTCAACTCCCCTTACTTCGCACGCGAGCGGTAGACGGTGTCGAGCCAGACCGCGACGACAAGCACGATACCGATGACGATGCTCTGGAGCGGTGTGTCGAGACCGAGCAGAACCATGCCCGAGTTCAGTGATTGCATGACGATGGCGCCGAGCATGGCGCCGGCGATTGTGCCGACACCGCCGGCAAGCGAGGTGCCGCCGATGACGGCTGCCGCGATTGTGTAGAGCTCGTCGAGCGTGCCCTGGGCATTGGTCGCAGCATTCAGGCGGGCCGTCGAGATGGCGGCGGCGATGGCGCAGAGCGCACCCATCAGCGCGAACAGCTTGACGGTAACCCACTTGACCTTGATGCCGGCGAGTTCTGCGGCTTCCGGGTTGCCACCGATCGCGAAGACATAGCGGCCGAAGCGGGTGCGGTTGGTGATGAAGGCCATGACCATGGCGATGCCGATGGCGATCAGAACCGGCACGGCGATGCCGAGACCGATCTGCAGACCACCTTCCGGCCAGGCAATGCCGTTTTCTTCAGCATAGCGGCGGGCCAGATTGACCGGCATGTAATAGCTGTTGGCGACCCAGACGGCGCCGAGAACGGCCGCGCAGCCGGAGGCAACGAGGAAATATTCCGCCCAGACCGGGCGCAGCGGGAAGCCGAAGCGGCGGCGCTGGCGACGGGTGTTGAGGATCGACAGGACGATCATCAGGCAGGCGACAAGGCCGACAATCCAGCTTGCCGTGACGCCGATCGAACCATCGGCACCGCCGCCCATCAGACGATAGGTGGTGTCCATCGGAGCGACGGTGGCACCCGAGGTGACCATCCAGGCCGCACCACGCCAGACGAGCAGGCCGCCGAGGGTGACGATGAAGGCGGGCACGCCGAGGAAGGCGATGATGGCGCCATGCAGCGCGCCGATCGCCGTGCCAACGAGGATGCCGGCGGACAGCGCGATGATCCACATCATCGGATGTTCGAAGCCGATGATCGGCGGCAGGATGCGGGCCTGAAGCACCGCCATGATCATGCCGACGAAACCGAGAATGGAGCCGACCGAGAGGTCGATGTTGCGGGTGACGATGACCAGCACCATGCCCGTGGCCATGACCGAGACGGAAGCCGCCTGAACCGAAAGGTTCCAGAGGTTACGCGGGGTCAGGAACAGGCCGTTCGACAGGATGTCGAAGCCGACCCAGATGAACCCAAGAGCGATGACCATGCCCAGCAGGCGCGTGTCGATTTCGGTGGCTTGAAAGAAGCGCTTCAGCGCTGAAACATTGGATGCCCGAGCACCATGCGCGGGTGTGGCAAGGCTGTGATCCGCCATACGAAAAATTCTCCCCAGTCGTTTGTCGGCTTGCGAAGGGCCGCGCCTTGCGCGGACTTGCGGGCATTGGACCCGCCATGCGGATCGAGGCATCTGACGTTCTTCGGCGGCTGTTGCCTGGTCGTGCGGCGGCCCCTTAAAGCCGGCCGATACCTTGCTGCCGCGATGCTCTCGACCAGTCGAAACGCCGCAGCGCAAAAGGCTGCGGCGTTCCGGCTCAAGCTCTGTGGTCAGTCACTTCAGGATCAGTTGCAGGCGGCAACAGAACCGGCGGCAACGCCCTGGCATGCTTCTTCCTTGGAGATCCAGCCAGCGTCGATGACGACGTTGAGGTTGTCCTTGGTGATCGGCAGCGGAGCGATGAAGAAGGAGTTCATTTCGACACCCTTCGGGCCGCCAGCGAACTTCACGGTGCCTTCGATCTCGTCCATCGACTTGCCGGCGGCGAGTTCGTTGGCGATTTCAGCAGCACGCTTACCGAGTTCGCGGCTGTCCTTCCAGACAGACACGGTCTGGGTGCCGAGAGCGACGCGGTTCAGAGCGGCCTTGTCGCCGTCCTGACCGGAGACCGGAACGGAACCGGCGAGACCCTGGGCTTCCAGAGCAGCAACCACACCGCCGGCCATGCCGTCGTTCGACGAGACAACAGCGTCAACGGCGTTGTTGTTGGCGGTCAGGAACTGCTCCATGTTCTTCTGGGCAGCTTCCGGCTTCCAGCCGTCCGTGTAGGCTTCGCCGACGTTCTTGATCTTGCCGCCGTCAATGGCTTCCTTCAGGACTTCGATCTGACCCGAATAGAGGAAGTCAGAGTTCGGATCGGTCGAGGCGCCCTTGATGAAGACGTAATTGCCTTCCGGCTTCGCCTTGAACACTTCGCGAGCCTGCATGCGGCCCACTTCCTTGTTGTCGAAGGTGATGTAGTAGGCGTCCGGGTTCTCGATCAGACGGTCGTAACCGACGACCGGGATACCTTCAGCCGTTGCCTTTTCGATCGCCGGAGCAATGGCTTCCGAATCCTGGGCCAGAACGATCAGAGCGTTTGCGCCCTGGGCGATCAGGCTTTCGATGTCGGTGAGCTGCTTGGCGGCAGACGTCTGGGCGTCGGCAGAGATGTACTTGTTGCCGGCTGCTTCGAGGGCTGCCTTGATCGCTGCCTCGTCCGTCTTCCAACGCTCTTCCTGGAAGTTCGACCAGGAAACGCCGACGGTCAGACCTTCGGCATTGGCGACAGAATGCAGGCTCACGATGACGGCAGTTGCTGCCATCAGCTTCATAACGGATTTCATTTTTAAAACCTCCCAAGGTGATAGCGGACCGTCGGAAGACCTCCCAACCTACGACCCGCTGCGAAACTGTCCTTACCCCATGGACCCCCGTCCAATGGTTTTTCTCGACAGTCGAGAAAATAACTGGCAGAAGATTCTCACGCTGTCAACACGGCCCGGAGGAGGCTTGCAAAGACAGTTGCCAAATGCTTTGGGAGGAGCATGCGGTGGACCATACGAGAGCGGGCGACAAGCCCATCATGACAGCCAGTCCGAGGGCGAGCACGGAGGCCGTTCGCCATCAGAACAACGGGCTTGTGCTCAAGGTGCTCAGGCGCGAAGGGCCGCTTGCCCATACCGATCTGTCGACGGCGACGGGGCTTTCCTCGGCGACCGTATCGGCAATTACCTCGCATCTCGAGAAAAATGGCTTGCTGGAACGGCGCGAGGTCGCGAATGCCGGCCAGCGCGGACGTCCGCGGGCACTCTTTGCCCGTCGCCGTGACGCCGCCCATGTGATTGCGGTGCGCATCTCCTCGCATGCGGTGCAATATTCGCTCGCCGATTATCGCGGCACGATGATCGACCGTTTCGAGGAGGCGCGCGAACAGGGGGCGGAATCGCCCAAGCACTTCATTGAGGGCTTCCGGGCGGCGCTTGAGCGCCTGATCCAGCGGTCGCGCCTGCCAGCGTCTTCGATCTCGACCATCTCGATCTCCAGCAAGGGGCTGGTGGACCGCGAGGGGGCGAAGCTTCTGTGGTCGCCGGTGTTCGGCTATCAGGAGCTCGACTTCGTGACGGCGCTTTCCGACTTCAGCGGCAGCCGGATTCACCTCTTCAACGAGAGCCTGCTCGTCACCCATGCGCTGGCGCTCAGGCTGGAGAAGAACAGGGGCGCACCGCTCGCCTCGCTTGCCACGCTGTCGCTCGGCCATTCGATCGGGCTCGGGATTGCCTATCGCGACCAGCATGGCGATCTCGAAATCCGGGCGCCGAATTTCGGCCACATGCTGCATGCGAGCGACGGCAAGCTCTGTCGCTGCGGCGCGATCGGCTGCATCGAGGCCTCTGCCGGCTTTTACGGCATCCTGCGCATGGCATTCGAAGTGCCGCCGGACACGATCCCGGCGAAATTCGTGCCGCTTGCCGAGATGGAAAAGATCGCAAGCCGCGCCCGCCAGGGACACCGCGCCTCCGAATATGCCTTCCGCCAGGCAGGACTTGCGCTTGGCCAGGGATTGTCACGCATGCTGAGC
Encoded here:
- the xylF gene encoding D-xylose ABC transporter substrate-binding protein, which produces MKSVMKLMAATAVIVSLHSVANAEGLTVGVSWSNFQEERWKTDEAAIKAALEAAGNKYISADAQTSAAKQLTDIESLIAQGANALIVLAQDSEAIAPAIEKATAEGIPVVGYDRLIENPDAYYITFDNKEVGRMQAREVFKAKPEGNYVFIKGASTDPNSDFLYSGQIEVLKEAIDGGKIKNVGEAYTDGWKPEAAQKNMEQFLTANNNAVDAVVSSNDGMAGGVVAALEAQGLAGSVPVSGQDGDKAALNRVALGTQTVSVWKDSRELGKRAAEIANELAAGKSMDEIEGTVKFAGGPKGVEMNSFFIAPLPITKDNLNVVIDAGWISKEEACQGVAAGSVAACN
- a CDS encoding sugar ABC transporter permease — its product is MADHSLATPAHGARASNVSALKRFFQATEIDTRLLGMVIALGFIWVGFDILSNGLFLTPRNLWNLSVQAASVSVMATGMVLVIVTRNIDLSVGSILGFVGMIMAVLQARILPPIIGFEHPMMWIIALSAGILVGTAIGALHGAIIAFLGVPAFIVTLGGLLVWRGAAWMVTSGATVAPMDTTYRLMGGGADGSIGVTASWIVGLVACLMIVLSILNTRRQRRRFGFPLRPVWAEYFLVASGCAAVLGAVWVANSYYMPVNLARRYAEENGIAWPEGGLQIGLGIAVPVLIAIGIAMVMAFITNRTRFGRYVFAIGGNPEAAELAGIKVKWVTVKLFALMGALCAIAAAISTARLNAATNAQGTLDELYTIAAAVIGGTSLAGGVGTIAGAMLGAIVMQSLNSGMVLLGLDTPLQSIVIGIVLVVAVWLDTVYRSRAK
- a CDS encoding ROK family transcriptional regulator, which translates into the protein MTASPRASTEAVRHQNNGLVLKVLRREGPLAHTDLSTATGLSSATVSAITSHLEKNGLLERREVANAGQRGRPRALFARRRDAAHVIAVRISSHAVQYSLADYRGTMIDRFEEAREQGAESPKHFIEGFRAALERLIQRSRLPASSISTISISSKGLVDREGAKLLWSPVFGYQELDFVTALSDFSGSRIHLFNESLLVTHALALRLEKNRGAPLASLATLSLGHSIGLGIAYRDQHGDLEIRAPNFGHMLHASDGKLCRCGAIGCIEASAGFYGILRMAFEVPPDTIPAKFVPLAEMEKIASRARQGHRASEYAFRQAGLALGQGLSRMLSLAEETMPIAITGPGTRFMDLLTRGLDEGLAQSQHVRVRGAPEILIITEEETLVFEGHVDRALTEIDQDLGG